A stretch of Ipomoea triloba cultivar NCNSP0323 chromosome 13, ASM357664v1 DNA encodes these proteins:
- the LOC116001157 gene encoding uncharacterized protein LOC116001157 — protein sequence MSISATSHSSETSSSHTKPKKDRHAGSSRGLARGVLDQVRAEFNKWKKEQAEVDPRGMESNLHRALFVQDIMDQPYPMDLRVLGSKDYSRRTDPEEHVNSYYGNMLMMGVSDAVMCRAFYSTLSGRAAEWFASLEPGSIADFSELARKFVHPFAISRTAKKHFTSLEKAKQREGESLTLFSERWKAAVAEIEPVDDRTAVNLLLSVLRAGPLYQDLVLNQPNTYKEALRRMTDHAIAEEANAAKRMQESGGQGRRNLR from the coding sequence ATGAGTATCTCGGCGACCAGCCATTCTAGCGAGACAAGTTCTTCACATACAAAGCCAAAGAAGGATCGTCACGCTGGGAGCAGCCGAGGCCTGGCCCGGGGGGTACTAGATCAAGTCCGAGCGGAGTTCAACAAATGGAAGAAAGAGCAAGCCGAGGTCGACCCAAGGGGGATGGAGAGCAATTTGCACCGAGCGCTATTTGTTCAAGATATTATGGACCAGCCATATCCCATGGATCTCCGTGTGCTTGGGAGCAAAGATTACTCTAGGCGAACCGACCCGGAAGAGCACGTTAACTCCTATTACGGAAACATGCTGATGATGGGAGTGTCCGACGCGGTGATGTGCCGAGCTTTTTACTcgaccctgtcaggacgggcGGCCGAGTGGTTCGCATCTCTTGAACCAGGATCCATCGCCGACTTTTCCGAGCTAGCGAGGAAGTTTGTTCATCCCTTTGCCATCTCGAGGACCGCCAAGAAGCACTTTACTTCCTTGGAAAAGGCCAAGCAACGTGAAGGCGAGTCTTTGACCCTCTTCAGCGAACGGTGGAAGGCGGCCGTGGCGGAGATAGAGCCAGTAGACGATCGCACCGCGGTCAACCTACTGCTCTCTGTGCTACGGGCGGGGCCTTTGTACCAGGACCTCGTTCTTAATCAGCCGAACACCTACAAGGAGGCCTTGAGAAGAATGACCGACCACGCGATAGCTGAAGAAGCCAATGCCGCCAAGCGCATGCAAGAATCTGGAGGACAAGGTCGGAGAAACCTGAGATGA
- the LOC116001158 gene encoding uncharacterized protein LOC116001158 gives MIQLLAPARDGLDKDKYCDYHRNRGHDTDECHVLKGLIGDLLRSGELAQFAAEKKKSRRRGWKKYFKKFDKEKKDKGPEPDHDPPATGSKQIIHVIFGGPEGGEDPDQRRAWSRNLPVCSINTDQPEKRMKEEPITFTDRDLPLGGDQSAEALVVTIDICCAEVRRVMVDTGSSVNVLYLEAFRNLKVDSSTLKPVRTPLSGFTGDLIHPEGTVVLPVEVGIYPQVLKVAMEFIVVNLECVHNVILGRPGIAQMKAIISMPHLYMKFPTPEGVGIVRGDPRSARLCYVRAVEKQAASTSCVNTIARRKDEEKKEQPGPSEPEKKSPWI, from the coding sequence ATGATCCAACTCCTGGCCCCGGCAAGGGACGGCCTAGACAAAGACAAGTATTGCGATTATCATAGAAACCGGGGTCACGACACCGATGAATGCCATGTCTTGAAGGGATTGATTGGAGATCTTTTGCGCTCGGGAGAACTGGCGCAGTTTGCTGCCGAGAAAAAGAAGAGCCGACGCCGAGGTTGGAAGAAATATTTCAAAAAGTTTGACAAAGAAAAGAAGGACAAGGGGCCCGAGCCCGACCATGATCCTCCCGCCACTGGATCAAAACAGATTATCCATGTCATCTTCGGCGGACCAGAGGGAGGGGAAGATCCCGACCAGCGTCGGGCTTGGTCGAGGAACCTGCCCGTGTGCTCGATCAACACCGATCAACCGGAGAAGAGAATGAAGGAGGAGCCTATAACTTTCACCGATCGAGACCTCCCTCTCGGAGGAGACCAGTCGGCCGAAGCTTTGGTCGTCACTATCGACATTTGTTGTGCCGAGGTTCGAAGAGTGATGGTGGACACGGGGAGCAGTGTTAACGTCTTGTACTTGGAGGCGTTCCGAAACTTGAAAGTGGATAGTTCTACTCTAAAGCCGGTCCGAACGCCGCTCTCAGGCTTCACTGGCGATCTGATTCACCCGGAGGGAACGGTCGTGCTCCCTGTGGAGGTCGGGATTTACCCGCAGGTCTTGAAGGTGGCGATGGAATTCATCGTCGTAAACCTGGAATGTGTGCACAACGTCATCTTGGGCCGACCGGGAATAGCCCAGATGAAGGCGATTATCTCCATGCCTCATTTGTATATGAAGTTCCCGACCCCGGAAGGCGTTGGTATAGTGCGGGGAGACCCGCGATCGGCAAGGTTGTGCTATGTTCGGGCGGTAGAGAAACAAGCGGCGAGTACGTCTTGCGTGAACACCATTGCCCGACGGaaagatgaagagaagaaagaaCAACCTGGGCCGTCCGAGCCGGAAAAGAAGTCCCCTTGGATTTGA
- the LOC116001159 gene encoding uncharacterized protein LOC116001159, which produces MVDETAGAELMSFMEAFKGYHQIMMSEANEEKTAFVTPDGLYCYQVMPFRLKNVGATYQRMINLVFGGLLGRSMEAYIDDMLVKSAARADHAAHLRACFEIMRNHRLRLNPKKCTFAVQTGKFLGYMMTNRATFEDLKAYLASPIVLSKPELREDLEVYLAVSDRAVSAVLCRIDSEGVQRPVYYVSHALQGPEFRYTRLEKVVFALVVAAKRLTPYFQGRNVCVLTDQPIGAILKTSTSSGRLVKWAMMLTQFALEYKPRPSIKAQALADFVVECTARDTGTDQNDLQSPEWWEVSTNGSSEKKGAGAGIVVTTPEGFKAYYAILFRFSSTNNEAEYEALIAGLQRARQLGAKSIRAQTDSALVVGQVNGEFITKGDKLTVYRDRVLAVLQQFEAHQLSHIPRADNADADMLSRLVHEVPEHISKIARIEEATASCVDLLEVGPVEVEQDPWITDLKEYLQDGNCPKRRTEHGR; this is translated from the exons ATGGTCGATGAGACGGCGGGAGCAGAGCTCATGAGCTTTATGGAAGCCTTTAAAGGATATCATCAAATCATGATGTCCGAGGCGAATGAGGAGAAGACCGCGTTCGTAACACCGGATGGATTATACTGTTACCAAGTGATGCCTTTTAGGCTGAAGAACGTAGGGGCTACGTACCAGCGAATGATCAACTTGGTGTTCGGGGGGTTGCTGGGAAGGTCGATGGAGGCCTATATAGATGATATGCTTGTCAAGAGCGCTGCCCGGGCCGACCACGCCGCCCACCTCCGAGCATGCTTTGAAATTATGCGCAATCACCGACTAAGGTTAAATCCGAAGAAATGCACCTTTGCCGTGCAAACTGGAAAGTTCTTGGGTTACATGATGACCAA TCGGGCGACGTTTGAAGACCTGAAAGCTTACTTAGCATCCCCGATCGTCCTGTCGAAGCCCGAGCTTAGGGAAGACCTGGAAGTGTATCTTGCTGTTTCGGATCGGGCTGTCAGTGCGGTCCTATGCCGAATCGACAGTGAAGGAGTACAGCGGCCGGTATACTATGTGAGCCACGCTCTGCAAGGACCAGAATTCCGATACACCCGACTTGAGAAGGTGGTGTTCGCGTTAGTCGTCGCGGCAAAACGTTTAACGCCCTATTTTCAAGGTCGGAATGTCTGTGTGTTGACAGATCAGCCGATCGGGGCAATTCTCAAGACCTCGACTTCCTCGGGACGATTGGTCAAATGGGCGATGATGCTGACGCAGTTCGCTCTGGAATATAAACCCCGACCATCCATCAAAGCCCAGGCTTTAGCTGACTTCGTGGTGGAATGCACCGCGCGTGACACCGGAACTGACCAGAATGATCTCCAATCTCCCGAATGGTGGGAAGTAAGTACGAATGGGTCCAGCGAGAAGAAGGGAGCGGGAGCGGGGATAGTCGTTACGACTCCCGAGGGCTTTAAAGCTTACTATGCCATCTTGTTCCGCTTCTCGTCGACTAACAATGAGGCCGAATATGAGGCCCTGATTGCCGGACTACAGCGAGCGAGACAGTTGGGGGCCAAGTCTATTCGAGCTCAAACGGATTCCGCTCTAGTTGTCGGACAGGTTAATGGCGAGTTCATCACCAAAGGGGACAAATTGACAGTGTATAGAGATCGGGTGTTGGCCGTCTTGCAACAATTCGAGGCCCACCAACTTAGCCACATTCCCAGGGCTGACAATGCTGATGCAGACATGCTATCGCGGTTGGTACATGAGGTTCCCGAGCACATTTCAAAGATTGCCCGTATTGAAGAAGCAACCGCGTCGTGCGTAGACTTGCTGGAGGTTGGGCCGGTCGAAGTTGAACAAGATCCGTGGATAACTGATCTCAAGGAGTACCTCCAGGATGGAAATTGCCCCAAGAGGAGGACCGAGCACGGAAGGTGA
- the LOC116002250 gene encoding uncharacterized protein LOC116002250 isoform X1, whose amino-acid sequence MDGRQDSDIDDDFSEIYKEYTGPHGSAAPKAQERTTINKRPHTGSDEEEEARDPNAVPTDFTSREAKVWEAKSKATERNWKKRKEEELICKICGESGHFTQGCPSTLGANRKSQDFFERVPARENHVKALFTEKVVTQIEKDIGCKIKIEDKFIIVSGKDRLILKKGVDAVHKVKEEGEKKASSSSHISMSRTPEHRSPVSSRIVHSELQRSNHSPHRPSQFHPRSARQEKIIEDRFHEDVQNISRGSPQARAYGSDGARGRSSHSRSPARRSFLANSYNSRDGHSQSRGAYRTDGWNAEPRLSDMKSGHNVEYPAFLQTLEEIELEYRREADDLGRIRDKEEDEENHKHREVVREIRENYMKNLGILRGAYAKQREEFVQRDAQRRLQQANQHMPTSGFGHPYNQTGYPEYENSAGNAHYSGPNMPMDSRSRYPNPMESYPPSRPHDNYGDFRQRRNDFGKTFNRF is encoded by the exons ATGGATGGTAGGCAGGATTCGGATATTGATGATGATTTTAGTGAAATATACAAGGAATATACTGGTCCTCATGGATCTGCTGCACCTAAGGCACAGGAAAGGACTACAATAAACAAAAGGCCCCATACTGGTTCTGATGAGGAAGAAGAGGCACGTGACCCAAATGCTGTTCCTACTGATTTTACTAGCCGAGAAGCAAAGGTTTGGGAAGCTAAATCCAAAGCAACTGAGAGAAACTGGAAGAAAAGGAAGGAGGAAGAATTGATTTGCAAAATATGTGGAGAGTCTGGACACTTTACACAG GGCTGTCCATCAACACTTGGAGCTAATCGAAAGTCTCAAGATTTTTTTGAAAGAGTGCCTGCTAGGGAAAATCATGTGAAAGCCTTGTTCACCGAGAAAGTGGTAACTCAGATTGAGAAGGATATTGGTTGCAAGATTAAAATTGAGGATAAATTTATTATAGTCAGTGGGAAGGACAGGTTGATTTTGAAAAAGGGTGTGGATGCTGTTCACAAAGTAAAAGAAGAGGGTGAGAAAAAAGCATCTTCTAGCTCTCACATTTCCATGTCCAGGACACCTGAGCACCGAAGTCCTGTTAGCTCTCGTATTGTACACTCTGAATTGCAGAGATCTAATCACAGCCCGCATAGACCCTCTCAGTTCCATCCCAGGTCTGCCAGGCAAGAGAAGATCATCGAAGACCGTTTTCATGAAGATGTACAAAACATTTCAAGGGGTTCTCCCCAAG CAAGAG CTTATGGTAGTGATGGAGCTAGAGGACGTTCAAGCCACTCAAGGTCTCCAGCTCGTCGGTCTTTTTTGGCCAACTCATACAATTCACGTGATGGTCATAGTCAAAGTAGGGGTGCTTACAGGACTGATGGATGGAATGCTGAACCACGGTTGTCTGATATGAAATCTGGCCATAATGTTGAATACCCAGCTTTTCTTCAGACATTGGAAGAAATAGAATTGGAATATAGAAGAGAAGCTGATGATCTGGGAAGAATTCGGgacaaggaagaagatgaagagaatcATAAGCATCGGGAG GTTGTCAGAGAAATAAGGGAGAACTATATGAAAAATCTTGGTATCCTCAGAGGGGCATATGCCAAACAACGGGAAGAGTTTGTTCAACGAGATGCTCAAAGAAGGCTACAACAGGCTAACCAGCATATGCCCACTTCTGGATTTGGTCATCCATACAATCAAACTGGTTATCCTGAGTATGAGAATTCTGCAGGCAATGCTCACTATTCTGGGCCCAATATGCCTATGGACTCCAGAAGCAGGTATCCAAATCCCATGGAAAGTTATCCTCCTTCAAGGCCGCATGACAACTATGGTGATTTTCGTCAGAGACGCAATGATTTTGGGAAAACCTTTAATCGGTTCTAA
- the LOC116002250 gene encoding uncharacterized protein LOC116002250 isoform X2, producing the protein MDGRQDSDIDDDFSEIYKEYTGPHGSAAPKAQERTTINKRPHTGSDEEEEARDPNAVPTDFTSREAKVWEAKSKATERNWKKRKEEELICKICGESGHFTQGCPSTLGANRKSQDFFERVPARENHVKALFTEKVVTQIEKDIGCKIKIEDKFIIVSGKDRLILKKGVDAVHKVKEEGEKKASSSSHISMSRTPEHRSPVSSRIVHSELQRSNHSPHRPSQFHPRSARQEKIIEDRFHEDVQNISRGSPQAYGSDGARGRSSHSRSPARRSFLANSYNSRDGHSQSRGAYRTDGWNAEPRLSDMKSGHNVEYPAFLQTLEEIELEYRREADDLGRIRDKEEDEENHKHREVVREIRENYMKNLGILRGAYAKQREEFVQRDAQRRLQQANQHMPTSGFGHPYNQTGYPEYENSAGNAHYSGPNMPMDSRSRYPNPMESYPPSRPHDNYGDFRQRRNDFGKTFNRF; encoded by the exons ATGGATGGTAGGCAGGATTCGGATATTGATGATGATTTTAGTGAAATATACAAGGAATATACTGGTCCTCATGGATCTGCTGCACCTAAGGCACAGGAAAGGACTACAATAAACAAAAGGCCCCATACTGGTTCTGATGAGGAAGAAGAGGCACGTGACCCAAATGCTGTTCCTACTGATTTTACTAGCCGAGAAGCAAAGGTTTGGGAAGCTAAATCCAAAGCAACTGAGAGAAACTGGAAGAAAAGGAAGGAGGAAGAATTGATTTGCAAAATATGTGGAGAGTCTGGACACTTTACACAG GGCTGTCCATCAACACTTGGAGCTAATCGAAAGTCTCAAGATTTTTTTGAAAGAGTGCCTGCTAGGGAAAATCATGTGAAAGCCTTGTTCACCGAGAAAGTGGTAACTCAGATTGAGAAGGATATTGGTTGCAAGATTAAAATTGAGGATAAATTTATTATAGTCAGTGGGAAGGACAGGTTGATTTTGAAAAAGGGTGTGGATGCTGTTCACAAAGTAAAAGAAGAGGGTGAGAAAAAAGCATCTTCTAGCTCTCACATTTCCATGTCCAGGACACCTGAGCACCGAAGTCCTGTTAGCTCTCGTATTGTACACTCTGAATTGCAGAGATCTAATCACAGCCCGCATAGACCCTCTCAGTTCCATCCCAGGTCTGCCAGGCAAGAGAAGATCATCGAAGACCGTTTTCATGAAGATGTACAAAACATTTCAAGGGGTTCTCCCCAAG CTTATGGTAGTGATGGAGCTAGAGGACGTTCAAGCCACTCAAGGTCTCCAGCTCGTCGGTCTTTTTTGGCCAACTCATACAATTCACGTGATGGTCATAGTCAAAGTAGGGGTGCTTACAGGACTGATGGATGGAATGCTGAACCACGGTTGTCTGATATGAAATCTGGCCATAATGTTGAATACCCAGCTTTTCTTCAGACATTGGAAGAAATAGAATTGGAATATAGAAGAGAAGCTGATGATCTGGGAAGAATTCGGgacaaggaagaagatgaagagaatcATAAGCATCGGGAG GTTGTCAGAGAAATAAGGGAGAACTATATGAAAAATCTTGGTATCCTCAGAGGGGCATATGCCAAACAACGGGAAGAGTTTGTTCAACGAGATGCTCAAAGAAGGCTACAACAGGCTAACCAGCATATGCCCACTTCTGGATTTGGTCATCCATACAATCAAACTGGTTATCCTGAGTATGAGAATTCTGCAGGCAATGCTCACTATTCTGGGCCCAATATGCCTATGGACTCCAGAAGCAGGTATCCAAATCCCATGGAAAGTTATCCTCCTTCAAGGCCGCATGACAACTATGGTGATTTTCGTCAGAGACGCAATGATTTTGGGAAAACCTTTAATCGGTTCTAA